In one window of Streptomyces sp. NBC_00193 DNA:
- a CDS encoding helix-turn-helix transcriptional regulator has product MSQEHPGADEAVDHVLVALADPTRRKLLGLLAAHGEVTATTLAEGLPVSRQAVVKHLAVLDAAGLVSGSRVGREVRYTVRPAALDATARWMATLAADWDRRLAAVKRIAEAAERDAQEDTTAR; this is encoded by the coding sequence GTGAGCCAGGAACACCCCGGCGCCGACGAGGCGGTCGACCACGTCCTCGTCGCACTGGCCGACCCGACCCGGCGCAAGCTGCTCGGTCTGCTCGCCGCCCACGGCGAGGTCACCGCGACCACCCTTGCCGAGGGGCTGCCCGTCTCCCGGCAGGCGGTGGTCAAGCACCTCGCCGTCCTGGACGCCGCCGGGCTGGTCTCCGGCAGCCGGGTCGGACGCGAGGTCCGGTACACCGTGCGTCCCGCGGCCCTGGACGCGACGGCCAGGTGGATGGCCACCCTCGCCGCCGACTGGGACCGGCGGCTCGCGGCCGTCAAACGGATCGCCGAGGCGGCGGAACGGGATGCGCAGGAGGACACCACGGCCCGATAG
- a CDS encoding class I SAM-dependent methyltransferase, which produces MSDWPEGSGQDAGAGTGGADHGGGQEPVAWSGPEGARAFAAVEAATDWLLGYPFVFRSLARWVGSGSVLVDYGCGPGKVADRAARQLGAKVLGVDTSPEMLALARGSGTAVAEYHLVTDGRTACLADGSADAVMCNHVLASLPTEEAVLAVFREIRRILRPGGPFVLLATDPACSGREYASLSIGDPGGAYGPGDELPVRLRRTDGSWQTMPNHAWPVDFYPALLERAGFADLVQHRPTVDEALGLPGLVDPDLAAGRTWSAERSAPPLVITTALAA; this is translated from the coding sequence GTGAGCGACTGGCCAGAGGGAAGCGGACAAGACGCAGGAGCCGGCACGGGCGGCGCGGACCACGGCGGCGGGCAGGAGCCCGTCGCCTGGTCCGGGCCGGAGGGCGCGCGGGCCTTCGCCGCCGTGGAGGCGGCCACGGACTGGCTGCTCGGGTACCCCTTCGTCTTCCGGAGCCTGGCCCGCTGGGTCGGGAGCGGATCCGTCCTGGTGGACTACGGGTGCGGGCCGGGCAAGGTCGCCGACCGCGCGGCCCGGCAGCTCGGAGCGAAGGTGCTGGGGGTGGACACCTCCCCCGAGATGCTCGCGCTGGCCCGCGGCTCGGGGACGGCGGTCGCCGAGTACCACCTGGTCACGGACGGGCGGACGGCCTGCCTGGCCGACGGCAGCGCCGACGCCGTGATGTGCAACCACGTCCTGGCGTCGCTGCCCACCGAGGAGGCGGTGCTCGCGGTGTTCCGGGAGATCCGCCGGATCCTGCGCCCCGGCGGCCCGTTCGTCCTGCTGGCCACCGATCCCGCGTGCAGCGGGAGGGAGTACGCCTCGCTGAGCATCGGCGACCCTGGCGGCGCGTACGGCCCGGGCGACGAACTGCCCGTACGGCTCCGGCGCACGGACGGCAGCTGGCAGACGATGCCCAACCACGCCTGGCCCGTGGACTTCTACCCGGCCCTCCTGGAGCGGGCCGGATTCGCGGACCTCGTCCAGCACCGTCCGACGGTGGACGAGGCCCTCGGCCTCCCCGGTCTCGTCGACCCGGATCTCGCCGCCGGCCGCACCTGGTCGGCGGAGCGGTCCGCGCCCCCGCTGGTGATCACCACGGCACTGGCGGCCTGA